The following proteins come from a genomic window of Triticum aestivum cultivar Chinese Spring chromosome 6A, IWGSC CS RefSeq v2.1, whole genome shotgun sequence:
- the LOC123129374 gene encoding histone H4-like gives MSGRGKGGKGLGKGGAKRHRKVLRDNIQGITKPAIRRLARRGGVKRISGLIYEETRGVLKIFLENVIRDAVTYTEHARRKT, from the coding sequence ATGTCGGGCCGCGGCAAGGGAGGGAAGGGGCTGGGCAAGGGCGGAGCCAAGCGCCACCGGAAGGTGCTCCGCGACAACATCCAGGGCATCACCAAGCCGGCCATCCGCCGTCTGGCGCGCAGGGGCGGCGTGAAGCGCATCTCGgggctcatctacgaggagacccgGGGCGTGCTCAAGATCTTCTTGGAGAACGTCATCCGCGACGCCGTCACCTACACGGAGCACGCCCGCCGCAAGACC